The genomic interval TCAGGGTGATCTGATCGCTCCCCCGCGCCAGCGCCTTCACTGCTGTATCCCGAATCTCGGCACTGGAGTCCGTCAGGAAGCTGATCAGGACGCTTTGCGCTTGGGAAAGCCGCAAATTCCCCAAGATGACCAGCGCCGCCCGCCGGATGCGCTCTACGGGGTCGGTGAGCAGCGCCTGCCCCTGTTCAAGGAGCATCCGCTCAATGCGGACGGGGAGCGCCCGTTCGGAGAGCATTTCTACGGAGACTGCCGCCTCCAAGCGCACCTCGTCATCGGGATCGTTCATATAGGGCAAAATTGACTGGATGAAGCGTGAATCGCGGAACTGTGCCAACAAGCGCACGGCTGCCCCACGCCGCGCCGGAGAAGAATCTGTCAGTAGCGGGGAGAGCGCTTGCATCGCTGCCGCCATGAAGTAAATATCGCCAGAGCGGATCAAGATCGGGATCACCTGCAAGCGCACTTCCGGTTCGGGGTCGCGCAGCAGTTCCAGCGCCAGCCCGTAGATTTCATCTGTCCCCTGATCCGACCATTGGCTGAGGTAAGAAACCGCCGACTGGCGCACTACCCCTTCGGGATCGGAAAGCAGGTTCGTCAGGACGCCGCGCACCTCGCTGCTGCGAAAATCCGCCGCGATGAGGATATTGGCAATAGCAGCGCGGATTGTTGGGTTTTCGCTACGTGCCATGCCCACCAGCGCGGGGATGCTCGTCTTGCCCCCGACATCGCTCATCAGCTTGGCGATGAAGATGGTCATTTCGGGGCTGGTGCTTTCTTCCGCTTGTTTTTTCAGCCGTTCCATCGTCTCTATATTGACGATGTTCAGGTCTTCGGCGGGTTGCAACAAGAAGGAATAATCTTCCTGCTCCAACATCGTCACCAGCGCTTTGGAATACAGCCGCGTGACGATAAACGAGGAGAGGAAATAGGCGATCCCAAGCGCCGCTAAAATTGCCGGAAGCAGCCAGGGCAGCCCGCGCAGTGCGGGGAGTGTCAGCAGCAAGATGCCGCCGATCAGGTAGCCAACGGGGATGAGCAGCCCGGTGGTGAAGGCACGCGCCCGCCCTTTCACCTTCAGCGGGACGGCATTATAAAGAAGGTTGTCAATCGTCATACGGAAGGAGGTGCGGAAGGTCGTCCGGTAAAAATAGGCGAACCCCGCACTGAAGAGCGCCGTTGGCAGCGCCACCAACGATCCTACCGCCAGGAGCGTTCCCGTTGGGTAGATCATGTTTGTGTTGCCCAACCCCAAACGGCGGATGAGCCGCCCCATGAGGAACAACTGGATGGGAAACATGATCAAATTCGTGATCCCCGTCAGATTCCCCACATAAGAGGAGATCGCCGCCGTCGATTGAAGCTGATCCTTCAAAATTTGGCTGGTTTGATAAGTGATTAGCGGGAGGAGCGTCATCAACAGCAGTGTTGAAATGGCGATCCAGCGCAGGTAGGGCGAGTTCCGCACATAGCCCACACCCTCACGAATGTTTGCCACATAGCCCCGCCAGCCGCGTTTTTCCTCTTTTTTCGCTGTCTCACCAATTTTCGGCATTGAGCCGTCATCGGGGCTTAGACGCGGCATCAGGGTAACCCCAAGCGCCACCAAAACAAGCGACCCCATCCACAAAAAAATGATATTTTCCGGGGCAAGCCAACGGTTCAAAAGTGCCATGCTAAAGCCGGCAACAATGCCCGCCACCCGCGCCCCTGTGGCAATAAACGGCACAACCCGCTTTGCCGACTGAGTGTCGTAGAAGCTGTTCACATATGTCCACCAATGGAGGATGAACAGGTCTTTGATCACGTGCGAGCCGAGATATAGGAAGGGGTAGGCGAGGATGCTTGCCGAAGTCCCCACCAAAATGCGCCCGATGAGGACGATCACCGCACTGATCAGCATGATCCCAATCAGCAGGCGATCATGCCCGACGCGATCCACAAAGACGGTGTAAATGGCAACGGCAAAGACGGCGATCACAGCATCGGCGATGAAGGTGTAGGGCAAA from Anaerolineales bacterium carries:
- a CDS encoding HEAT repeat domain-containing protein, whose product is MLGFLSYLFDIRKGEWNRLLLLYLFGLIFLTGITWGETISEAAFLAQVGTGVLPYTFIADAVIAVFAVAIYTVFVDRVGHDRLLIGIMLISAVIVLIGRILVGTSASILAYPFLYLGSHVIKDLFILHWWTYVNSFYDTQSAKRVVPFIATGARVAGIVAGFSMALLNRWLAPENIIFLWMGSLVLVALGVTLMPRLSPDDGSMPKIGETAKKEEKRGWRGYVANIREGVGYVRNSPYLRWIAISTLLLMTLLPLITYQTSQILKDQLQSTAAISSYVGNLTGITNLIMFPIQLFLMGRLIRRLGLGNTNMIYPTGTLLAVGSLVALPTALFSAGFAYFYRTTFRTSFRMTIDNLLYNAVPLKVKGRARAFTTGLLIPVGYLIGGILLLTLPALRGLPWLLPAILAALGIAYFLSSFIVTRLYSKALVTMLEQEDYSFLLQPAEDLNIVNIETMERLKKQAEESTSPEMTIFIAKLMSDVGGKTSIPALVGMARSENPTIRAAIANILIAADFRSSEVRGVLTNLLSDPEGVVRQSAVSYLSQWSDQGTDEIYGLALELLRDPEPEVRLQVIPILIRSGDIYFMAAAMQALSPLLTDSSPARRGAAVRLLAQFRDSRFIQSILPYMNDPDDEVRLEAAVSVEMLSERALPVRIERMLLEQGQALLTDPVERIRRAALVILGNLRLSQAQSVLISFLTDSSAEIRDTAVKALARGSDQITLTALLRVENQPNQLRKMLTVVLGKIDKEKAIEPIRAYIRANLIQVYTNLIRLEALEPCIAFQGISIIANLLRERNELLLEESFYLLSALHPPAEVQVIAESLVSDVARVRANAFEALETVLTPVLGRMFKPLYDKDLPKAKLLEVSHEYSGVKQGNAGTVLRTLGGDANDHWVRAIVVYALGEIGATAYPPPPDDAPSHEAATVISPKPSALPAPQAPLDPPKDRRARRGAGDLLSALETPKDMPEGKEPASSETKPETPKRRRSAADALSALGGEKTETTGKTEKSEKADHPSIVPTLPGEEMALATPSTDLPGLRKSPCATLFSKAELEAMIGPALSDGVVEVRLAARAARRMMSGAKTSGSSWEDTVLSTIEKIIFLKEVPFFAGMSVDQLKILASVCDEELFANDAVVFNEGDAGGALYVVVRGRVALEREGQRKGSTVRIATVEALSYFGELTLFENSPRTEKALALQDTLTLRLRREPLLALIRQQPDLSLKLINVLSRRLRESSDRIAALSQVRPRELHKVFDKLE